Proteins encoded by one window of Lycium barbarum isolate Lr01 chromosome 11, ASM1917538v2, whole genome shotgun sequence:
- the LOC132617138 gene encoding transcription factor PIF4 isoform X1, which translates to MNPCLPEWNIEAELAVPHQKKAMGFDHELVELLWRNGEVVLHSQTHKKQPGYDQFNKHDQQTIRVAGSIGNQTNLIQDDETVPWLDCPIDDSFDKEFCSPFLSEISTTPLEADKSIRQSEDNNKVFKFDPLEINHVLPQQHHSVFDPNPMPPPRFHNFPPPVRSSNVQLGGKEASRSNVKEVSVMTVGSSHCGSNQVAIDADTSRFSSSTAKRGLSAAMITDYTGKVSPQSDTMDRDTFEPANTSSSGGSGSSYARTCNQSIATNSQSHKRKTRDGEEPECQSKADELESAGGNKSAQKSGTARRSRAAEVHNLSERRRRDRINEKMKALQELLPHSTKTDKASMLDEAIEYLKSLQMQLQMMWMGSGMASMMFPGVHHYMSRMGMGMRPPTVPSIHNAMHLARLPLVDPAMTQAAPNQAAMCQNSMLNQVNYQRHMQNPNFADQYASYMGFHPLQGASQPMNIFGLGSHTAQQGQLLPRPTTSNAPTT; encoded by the exons ATGAATCCTTGTCTACCTGAATGGAATATTGAGGCTGAACTTGCTGTTCCACATCAAAAGAAGGCCATGGG ATTTGATCATGAGCTAGTGGAGCTATTGTGGCGAAATGGGGAAGTAGTATTACACAGCCAAACACATAAAAAGCAGCCAGGCTATGATCAGTTTAACAAACATGATCAACAAACAATAAGAGTTGCTGGATCCATTGGAAATCAGACCAATTTGATTCAAGATGATGAAACTGTCCCATGGCTTGACTGCCCTATCGATGATTCGTTCGATAAAGAGTTTTGTTCCCCTTTCTTATCTGAAATTTCAACAACTCCATTAGAAGCTGATAAGTCAATTAGGCAATCAGAGGACAACAATAAGGTTTTCAAGTTTGATCCATTAGAGATCAACCATGTTCTTCCACAACAACATCATTCCGTTTTCGATCCAAATCCAATGCCCCCTCCAAGATTTCACAACTTTCCTCCACCTGTAAGGTCCTCCAATGTGCAGCTTGGTGGCAAAGAAGCTTCTAGAAGCAATGTTAAAGAAGTGTCTGTGATGACAGTTGGTTCAAGCCACTGTGGGAGCAATCAAGTTGCTATTGATGCTGATACTAGCCGATTTTCGAGCAGTACTGCAAAAAGAGGTTTATCTGCAGCAATGATCACTGATTATACTGGAAAAGTTAGTCCACAAAGCGATACAATGGACCGAGACACATTTGAACCAGCTAATACATCATCGTCAGGCGGATCGGGTAGTAGTTATGCAAGAACATGCAATCAATCTATAGCTACCAATAGCCAGAGCCACAAAAGGAAAACCAGAGATGGTGAAGAACCAGAATGCCAGAGTAAA GCTGATGAGCTAGAATCAGCTGGAGGAAACAAGTCAGCCCAAAAATCTGGAACTGCGCGAAGGAGCCGTGCTGCAGAAGTGCATAACCTATCTGAAAGG AGACGGAGGGATAGAATCAACGAGAAGATGAAGGCCCTGCAAGAGCTTCTTCCTCACTCTACTAAG ACTGATAAAGCATCAATGCTGGATGAGGCTATTGAATACTTGAAGTCACTTCAGATGCAACTTCAG ATGATGTGGATGGGAAGTGGCATGGCATCAATGATGTTTCCCGGTGTCCATCACTACATGTCAAGAATGGGAATGGGGATGCGCCCGCCCACGGTTCCTTCCATTCACAATGCTATGCATTTAGCTAGGCTTCCTTTGGTTGATCCAGCAATGACACAAGCTGCGCCTAATCAAGCTGCAATGTGCCAGAATTCAATGTTGAATCAAGTTAACTATCAACGCCATATGCAGAATCCCAACTTTGCTGACCAATATGCCAGTTACATGGGGTTCCATCCACTTCAAGGTGCTTCTCAG CCTATGAACATTTTTGGCTTAGGTTCACATACAGCACAGCAAGGTCAGCTGTTACCGCGTCCGACTACTAGTAATGCACCCACCACTTGA
- the LOC132617138 gene encoding transcription factor PIF4 isoform X2, translated as MNPCLPEWNIEAELAVPHQKKAMGFDHELVELLWRNGEVVLHSQTHKKQPGYDQFNKHDQQTIRVAGSIGNQTNLIQDDETVPWLDCPIDDSFDKEFCSPFLSEISTTPLEADKSIRQSEDNNKVFKFDPLEINHVLPQQHHSVFDPNPMPPPRFHNFPPPVRSSNVQLGGKEASRSNVKEVSVMTVGSSHCGSNQVAIDADTSRFSSSTAKRGLSAAMITDYTGKVSPQSDTMDRDTFEPANTSSSGGSGSSYARTCNQSIATNSQSHKRKTRDGEEPECQSKADELESAGGNKSAQKSGTARRSRAAEVHNLSERRRRDRINEKMKALQELLPHSTKTDKASMLDEAIEYLKSLQMQLQMMWMGSGMASMMFPGVHHYMSRMGMGMRPPTVPSIHNAMHLARLPLVDPAMTQAAPNQAAMCQNSMLNQVNYQRHMQNPNFADQYASYMGFHPLQAYEHFWLRFTYSTARSAVTASDY; from the exons ATGAATCCTTGTCTACCTGAATGGAATATTGAGGCTGAACTTGCTGTTCCACATCAAAAGAAGGCCATGGG ATTTGATCATGAGCTAGTGGAGCTATTGTGGCGAAATGGGGAAGTAGTATTACACAGCCAAACACATAAAAAGCAGCCAGGCTATGATCAGTTTAACAAACATGATCAACAAACAATAAGAGTTGCTGGATCCATTGGAAATCAGACCAATTTGATTCAAGATGATGAAACTGTCCCATGGCTTGACTGCCCTATCGATGATTCGTTCGATAAAGAGTTTTGTTCCCCTTTCTTATCTGAAATTTCAACAACTCCATTAGAAGCTGATAAGTCAATTAGGCAATCAGAGGACAACAATAAGGTTTTCAAGTTTGATCCATTAGAGATCAACCATGTTCTTCCACAACAACATCATTCCGTTTTCGATCCAAATCCAATGCCCCCTCCAAGATTTCACAACTTTCCTCCACCTGTAAGGTCCTCCAATGTGCAGCTTGGTGGCAAAGAAGCTTCTAGAAGCAATGTTAAAGAAGTGTCTGTGATGACAGTTGGTTCAAGCCACTGTGGGAGCAATCAAGTTGCTATTGATGCTGATACTAGCCGATTTTCGAGCAGTACTGCAAAAAGAGGTTTATCTGCAGCAATGATCACTGATTATACTGGAAAAGTTAGTCCACAAAGCGATACAATGGACCGAGACACATTTGAACCAGCTAATACATCATCGTCAGGCGGATCGGGTAGTAGTTATGCAAGAACATGCAATCAATCTATAGCTACCAATAGCCAGAGCCACAAAAGGAAAACCAGAGATGGTGAAGAACCAGAATGCCAGAGTAAA GCTGATGAGCTAGAATCAGCTGGAGGAAACAAGTCAGCCCAAAAATCTGGAACTGCGCGAAGGAGCCGTGCTGCAGAAGTGCATAACCTATCTGAAAGG AGACGGAGGGATAGAATCAACGAGAAGATGAAGGCCCTGCAAGAGCTTCTTCCTCACTCTACTAAG ACTGATAAAGCATCAATGCTGGATGAGGCTATTGAATACTTGAAGTCACTTCAGATGCAACTTCAG ATGATGTGGATGGGAAGTGGCATGGCATCAATGATGTTTCCCGGTGTCCATCACTACATGTCAAGAATGGGAATGGGGATGCGCCCGCCCACGGTTCCTTCCATTCACAATGCTATGCATTTAGCTAGGCTTCCTTTGGTTGATCCAGCAATGACACAAGCTGCGCCTAATCAAGCTGCAATGTGCCAGAATTCAATGTTGAATCAAGTTAACTATCAACGCCATATGCAGAATCCCAACTTTGCTGACCAATATGCCAGTTACATGGGGTTCCATCCACTTCAAG CCTATGAACATTTTTGGCTTAGGTTCACATACAGCACAGCAAGGTCAGCTGTTACCGCGTCCGACTACTAG